The following coding sequences lie in one bacterium genomic window:
- a CDS encoding flagellar hook-length control protein FliK, with product RVTAAFEKTVQGIARLAAGGGGRTVIHLRPANLGTIRLEVRVEHAVATASAIVETTAVRSAIEQNMHELRATLAEQGIRLDQFDVRDGSARQHAEADPRAFDEAPLPARAASIAPEEETDLRPAARRHPGRVSVTV from the coding sequence GCGCGTGACCGCCGCCTTCGAAAAGACCGTGCAGGGCATCGCGCGCCTGGCGGCCGGCGGCGGAGGGCGCACGGTAATCCATCTGCGTCCGGCGAATCTGGGCACGATCCGGCTTGAGGTGCGCGTGGAGCATGCCGTCGCCACCGCAAGCGCGATCGTTGAAACGACCGCCGTGCGTTCGGCGATCGAACAGAACATGCACGAATTGCGCGCGACGCTGGCTGAACAGGGCATCCGGCTCGACCAGTTCGATGTCCGTGACGGCTCGGCACGACAGCACGCCGAGGCCGATCCGCGCGCGTTCGACGAGGCGCCCCTGCCCGCGCGGGCCGCGTCGATTGCCCCCGAGGAAGAAACGGACCTTCGCCCCGCGGCGCGCCGCCACCCCGGCCGCGTCAGCGTGACGGTCTAG
- a CDS encoding flagellar hook assembly protein FlgD — protein MADTQGIVDFQSLTGYVPDEAKKSSDLLDQDVFMNLLVTQLKHQDPLSPMENQEFLQQLASLSTVEQLKKSNENLMTLQLYQSSINNAQSVSMIGKEVKAIGDKLRVAEGEDANIHFALDDAAESVEVTIFDESGKVVRTINQTRLDAGDQTIVWDKKDGNASPVASGTYRFEVRATDSAGNDIGSTTFLAGRVDGVSFGSGGPELLVNGQKVLIGDIYEVNK, from the coding sequence ATGGCGGACACGCAAGGCATCGTCGATTTTCAATCGCTGACAGGCTACGTGCCGGACGAGGCGAAAAAATCGAGCGACCTGCTCGATCAGGACGTTTTCATGAATCTGCTGGTGACGCAGCTCAAGCACCAGGATCCCCTCTCGCCGATGGAGAACCAGGAGTTCCTGCAGCAGCTCGCGTCACTGTCGACCGTGGAGCAGCTCAAAAAATCGAACGAGAACCTGATGACGCTTCAGCTTTACCAGTCGAGCATCAACAACGCGCAATCGGTGTCGATGATCGGCAAGGAAGTGAAGGCGATCGGCGACAAGCTGCGCGTGGCCGAGGGCGAAGATGCGAACATCCACTTCGCGCTGGACGACGCCGCCGAGAGCGTGGAGGTCACGATCTTCGACGAGTCGGGCAAGGTCGTTCGCACGATCAACCAGACACGCCTTGACGCGGGCGATCAAACGATCGTCTGGGACAAGAAAGACGGCAACGCCAGCCCGGTCGCTTCGGGGACGTACCGGTTCGAAGTTCGCGCGACCGACAGCGCCGGCAACGACATCGGATCGACGACGTTTCTTGCCGGGCGCGTCGATGGCGTGTCGTTCGGCAGCGGCGGACCGGAGCTTTTGGTAAACGGGCAAAAGGTCCTGATCGGCGATATCTACGAGGTGAACAAATAA
- the msrP gene encoding protein-methionine-sulfoxide reductase catalytic subunit MsrP produces MLIKIPRGWELPERLCISESRYMSRRQIVKALGFTGAGLAAARLLTGCFVDEERISDPTFKEPFEPNVPPSIDSLYPADPNPEFADVPDGRTMTPEDIAGGYNNYYEFGINKTQVQFNAQGFPTKPWQVRVTGLCDNPFTFDWDDIHKMFALEERVYKLRCVEAWSMVVPWTGFPLAKLIEKAQPRSNARFVRMETFHDPDNAVGQRNLDYPFPYYEGLRIDEAVNELSFLVTGIFGHVLPNQHGAPLRLATPWKYGFKSIKGIVEIRFVDSMPATFWPDVVPDRYDFLSNVDPTDTQVPWDQSTERDIGLPDGSEEIPTKLYNGYGNYVADLYTSDGESFRNDEPDIK; encoded by the coding sequence ATGCTGATCAAGATTCCGCGCGGTTGGGAGCTGCCCGAGAGGCTTTGCATCTCCGAGTCGCGCTACATGAGCCGCCGTCAAATCGTGAAGGCGCTGGGATTCACGGGCGCGGGCCTTGCCGCCGCGCGCTTGTTGACCGGCTGTTTCGTCGACGAGGAGCGCATCAGCGATCCGACCTTCAAGGAGCCGTTCGAGCCCAATGTGCCGCCTTCGATCGACAGCCTCTACCCCGCGGATCCCAATCCCGAATTCGCCGATGTGCCCGACGGCCGCACGATGACGCCCGAAGACATCGCGGGCGGATACAACAACTACTACGAGTTCGGCATCAACAAGACGCAGGTGCAGTTCAACGCGCAGGGGTTTCCGACCAAGCCCTGGCAGGTGCGCGTGACGGGGCTGTGCGACAATCCGTTCACGTTCGACTGGGACGACATCCACAAGATGTTTGCGCTCGAGGAGCGCGTTTACAAACTGCGCTGCGTCGAGGCGTGGTCGATGGTGGTGCCGTGGACCGGCTTTCCGCTTGCGAAGCTCATCGAAAAGGCGCAACCGCGCTCAAACGCACGTTTTGTCCGTATGGAGACGTTCCACGATCCGGACAACGCGGTGGGGCAGCGCAATCTCGATTATCCGTTTCCGTATTACGAGGGACTGCGGATCGACGAAGCCGTCAACGAGTTGTCGTTCCTGGTTACGGGTATCTTCGGGCACGTCCTGCCGAACCAGCACGGCGCGCCGCTGCGCCTTGCTACGCCATGGAAATATGGCTTCAAGAGCATCAAGGGCATCGTTGAGATCCGTTTCGTGGACAGCATGCCGGCGACGTTCTGGCCAGACGTGGTGCCCGATCGCTACGACTTTCTGTCCAACGTCGATCCGACGGACACGCAGGTGCCGTGGGACCAATCGACCGAGCGCGACATCGGCCTGCCCGACGGGTCCGAGGAAATTCCCACCAAGCTCTACAACGGCTACGGGAACTATGTCGCGGACCTATACACGTCCGACGGCGAGAGCTTCCGCAACGACGAGCCGGATATCAAGTAA
- a CDS encoding flagellar hook protein FlgE encodes MTVLGSMYAGISGLNSNGVAMEIIGNNIANINTPGFKSSRPDFSDILSKTLATGYGIGRGSQLEAVTQLFVQGGFQSTETVTDLAIEGNGFFIVKDATNNGEYYSRAGNFHFDSDGYLTNALGFRVQGFGLDAKGNNIGTLKDVHVSNAPLPPKQTGSGVEPGTGVTINANLSSSADTLPGGPAFDVNDPINTSNFVTSITVYDSLGNGHQISAFFRKTAESATGNSWEWYAVTAGEDHISGVDTICAQGTLEFDTDGALTAETTTSSVFDFAGGPTQGQVIGFDFGESIAEGGTGFSGSTQFGEESALVFQSQDGFAPSYISGIEINDQGIVVGRYANGENIKFAQIGLGRFTTQSRLANVGSNLYQESIQSGPPIIGVASVGGNGRIFSNTLELSNVDIAQQFVAMITTQRGFQANSRSITTSDEMLAELMQIKR; translated from the coding sequence ATGACGGTACTGGGTTCGATGTACGCCGGGATTTCCGGCCTCAATTCCAACGGTGTCGCGATGGAGATCATTGGCAACAACATCGCGAACATCAACACGCCGGGTTTCAAGTCGTCGCGTCCGGATTTTTCGGACATCCTCAGCAAGACGCTGGCGACCGGCTACGGCATCGGCCGCGGATCGCAGCTCGAGGCGGTCACGCAGCTTTTCGTGCAGGGCGGTTTCCAGTCCACCGAGACGGTCACCGACCTCGCGATCGAGGGCAACGGATTTTTCATCGTCAAGGACGCGACCAACAACGGCGAATATTATTCGCGCGCCGGAAACTTCCACTTCGATTCCGACGGATACCTCACGAACGCGCTCGGTTTTCGCGTGCAGGGATTCGGCCTTGACGCCAAGGGGAACAACATCGGCACGTTGAAGGACGTCCATGTCAGCAACGCTCCCCTGCCGCCCAAGCAGACCGGCTCCGGCGTGGAGCCCGGCACCGGCGTGACCATCAACGCGAACCTTTCCTCCTCCGCGGACACCTTGCCCGGCGGCCCGGCGTTCGATGTGAACGACCCGATCAACACCTCGAACTTCGTCACCTCCATCACCGTGTACGACAGCCTTGGCAACGGGCACCAGATCAGCGCTTTCTTCCGCAAGACCGCCGAGTCCGCCACCGGCAACTCGTGGGAGTGGTACGCCGTGACCGCCGGCGAGGACCACATCTCCGGCGTGGACACGATCTGCGCCCAGGGAACGCTCGAGTTCGATACCGACGGCGCGCTCACCGCGGAGACCACGACAAGCTCCGTGTTTGATTTCGCCGGCGGCCCGACGCAAGGCCAGGTCATCGGATTCGATTTCGGCGAGTCCATCGCCGAAGGCGGCACGGGTTTTTCGGGCAGCACGCAGTTCGGCGAGGAATCCGCGCTGGTCTTCCAGTCGCAGGACGGCTTCGCGCCAAGCTACATTTCGGGCATCGAGATCAACGACCAGGGCATCGTGGTCGGCCGCTACGCGAACGGTGAAAATATCAAGTTCGCACAGATCGGGCTGGGGCGCTTCACGACGCAAAGCCGCCTCGCCAACGTCGGCAGCAACCTGTACCAGGAGTCGATCCAGTCCGGCCCGCCGATCATCGGCGTGGCGTCGGTCGGCGGCAACGGGCGCATCTTCTCGAACACGCTGGAGTTGTCGAACGTCGATATCGCGCAGCAGTTCGTCGCGATGATCACGACGCAGCGCGGATTCCAGGCCAACAGCCGATCCATCACGACGAGCGACGAGATGCTCGCCGAGCTGATGCAAATCAAGCGGTAA
- a CDS encoding DUF6178 family protein — MTLTKSEKARFDALRAEVSRGTPEEAARVVMRAGGREAAALIFEHPDPESVMAVIPAESAYLLIKQLGEDDALELLELATDEQVQALFDIDCWDKDRLRLDPSRKWFHILAELPDDRFIRAAKRLDLAFFVLFFKRHMEVERFDELIDWNLPESPNLYMPPDRRHVIKYQGKEALVRFVHELSQKIYRLDVEFYYHVLEAIYWEIGSQLEEDAYETRTARLSDMGFPDYYSAIEVFAPCDPEKFRPRKKIMPKADDEDFGEQASRERFLEVRGPDNLLRRVLAREFPERDAVIREIMALANMVSVAERVAFADIERVRDVVQATSGYLNIGIEHLAERAIDAATTIVRERRLVDVYRIGRSLVTRLGKRAGALIKLAATDRKTTDALMLPHALSGFVRELTAFEPRRVDGEGTARLFGDLSEVEAASETLARIERFVRLFHDELGITPEVLDNVPMLGLNHDREGALNYRTLFCTAYANDALGRELAPQALHVEDLPKVYERFDLAGRKRHLNETARAQFKEWLDARGAADLWPMFDELFERLADELAVARKSTRPDVRYIGSLIIEIPY, encoded by the coding sequence ATGACCCTGACAAAAAGCGAAAAGGCGCGATTTGACGCGCTCCGCGCCGAGGTATCCCGCGGCACCCCCGAGGAGGCCGCGCGCGTCGTGATGCGCGCCGGCGGGCGCGAGGCCGCGGCGCTCATCTTCGAGCATCCCGACCCCGAATCCGTGATGGCGGTCATCCCGGCGGAAAGCGCCTACCTTCTCATCAAGCAGCTCGGCGAGGACGATGCGCTCGAACTTCTGGAACTCGCCACCGACGAGCAGGTGCAGGCCCTGTTCGACATCGACTGCTGGGACAAGGACCGCCTTCGCCTGGATCCGTCGCGCAAGTGGTTTCATATCCTTGCCGAATTGCCGGACGACCGCTTCATCCGCGCCGCGAAAAGGCTGGACCTCGCCTTTTTCGTACTCTTTTTCAAACGGCACATGGAGGTGGAGCGCTTCGACGAGCTAATCGACTGGAACCTGCCGGAATCGCCCAATCTGTACATGCCACCCGATCGCCGCCACGTCATCAAGTATCAGGGCAAGGAGGCGCTCGTGCGTTTCGTGCACGAGCTGTCGCAGAAAATCTATCGCCTGGATGTGGAATTTTATTACCACGTGCTCGAGGCGATCTATTGGGAGATCGGCTCCCAGCTCGAGGAAGACGCCTACGAAACGCGCACCGCGCGCCTGTCCGACATGGGTTTTCCGGATTACTACTCCGCAATCGAGGTGTTCGCGCCGTGCGATCCCGAAAAGTTCCGGCCGCGCAAAAAGATCATGCCCAAGGCGGACGACGAGGATTTCGGCGAGCAGGCGAGCCGCGAGCGGTTTCTGGAGGTTCGCGGCCCGGACAACCTGCTGCGTCGCGTCCTCGCGCGCGAGTTTCCCGAGCGCGACGCGGTCATCCGCGAGATCATGGCGCTCGCGAACATGGTGTCGGTCGCCGAGCGCGTGGCGTTTGCGGACATCGAGCGCGTGCGCGACGTGGTGCAGGCGACAAGCGGATATCTCAACATCGGCATCGAGCATCTGGCGGAACGCGCGATCGACGCGGCGACGACGATCGTGCGCGAAAGGCGGCTTGTCGATGTGTATCGCATCGGGCGAAGTCTGGTGACGCGGCTCGGCAAGCGGGCGGGCGCGCTCATCAAGCTCGCGGCGACCGATCGCAAAACGACGGACGCGCTCATGCTGCCGCACGCGCTTTCGGGTTTTGTCCGCGAGCTGACGGCTTTCGAGCCGCGGCGCGTCGACGGCGAAGGCACGGCTCGCCTGTTCGGCGATCTCTCGGAGGTGGAGGCCGCTTCGGAAACGCTTGCGCGTATCGAGCGGTTCGTGCGCCTGTTCCACGACGAACTCGGCATCACGCCGGAAGTTCTCGATAACGTGCCGATGCTCGGGCTCAACCACGACCGCGAGGGCGCGCTCAACTATCGCACGCTGTTCTGCACCGCGTATGCGAACGACGCACTCGGCCGCGAGCTCGCGCCGCAAGCGCTTCACGTCGAGGACCTGCCGAAGGTGTACGAACGATTCGATCTCGCGGGCCGCAAGCGCCATCTTAACGAAACGGCCCGCGCGCAATTCAAGGAATGGCTCGACGCACGCGGCGCGGCCGATCTGTGGCCGATGTTCGACGAGCTGTTCGAACGACTCGCGGACGAACTTGCCGTCGCGCGCAAATCGACGCGCCCCGACGTGCGCTACATCGGCTCGTTGATCATCGAGATTCCGTATTAA